In the Candidatus Poribacteria bacterium genome, one interval contains:
- a CDS encoding SpoIIE family protein phosphatase — protein sequence MNSLIKFVFILMLCFSIVYIQSSVAFELIETYTVADGLAGPIVPVIFQDSRGAIWFGSDSGGVSRFDGKTFVPYLASLGAAEEAPTSGVQAGALLGETLQIVEDKWGHIWFLTRVPSEEEGRVSRFDGTSISLIGNGNSLIVDRQGDVWVGENQRLTKYVAPDRQRPPQAHPNEIVGEDLLRSTDLIISVIFESEDGTLWLGGSEGETEQTGVILSFRESRRVGNTDDAAGDTENRTPRIQTRIGFARYDTSNLNVSSVIEAVAEDASGNLWFGGYNLLLKFDGETFEQVLPLQLEESGARRYASPKQTSILRDTEGRLWFNDGRITRWWDGSRLQDSGNVQGVFEFEDAWGNLWFTNATGEVHQYDGSTLEGIPYSAEGGLGVDRIRTVFEAINGDFWFGHESGATVFNPQPAIQNHGTAIGSGVRGKSRFALWKEIIKIFEVDGDIWFVDKPVFEGDATEYTFFRYRDEHFDRVSIFIKPQTRYHRIRAERNPNLFVTDGAHRWLAFGGHIFKADATGLLWLTDQFQRIPFQTDFAIDHAPSPINGLHTDVNGKLWVLFESGKVQAYPETMDPSTAVNIKPETLPHLIKVTKMLEVSLGAKWFYNAVTGKLIRWNVSNPNRPIVIEGNTATAPLAVWRHTEERNAEATFLFPDVLKRYYDHRLVITKDVELPPVRAFLTSQENILWLATARGAVRYDGKELTSYTTKNTSRISRKEGFLVDNVRDVIEDSSGSIWFATKGGGTVRYDGGTFDSLTTKDGLVHNNISKIYESSNKDIWFATEGGVTQYTPRRGGLPFYRLTALKADQTYTDLSSNITLPTRGNRHITLYVRGISPLQERLSYAFKMVGLDSPGWTQLSAAEFSLLPTGSGASFNKWLPASTLATQQATHTNGVQQELQNQNGVLCVRYTGLKAGTYSFIVKAFRKDWPYTQPPAIVDFNIPAPFWTQWRTYLPTLMFVSLVLALIGRLVINRRHTAQLRNEMFEKEEAEIQRIRAELDEAQNIQMRLLPVESPDTNAFDIAGMSVPATQVGGDFYDYVTVANGQTAVAVADAAGKGLRGAMNAVLTNGMLHEVARFRSDADIILTDLNAGLVPRMYGPNFIALNLAILDESKKRVDYANGGQPYPILKKGAEILEIEDSDLPLGSMKSVEYESTAFDLEEGDILIFHSDGLIEALNADEEMYGTERLKAVVSQMPNDYTAEEVIQYLVEDVNRFVEEAEQYDDLTLVVIKRLSAAE from the coding sequence GTGAATAGCTTGATAAAATTCGTATTTATCTTGATGCTATGCTTCTCCATCGTTTATATCCAATCTTCTGTAGCTTTTGAACTGATAGAGACCTATACAGTTGCTGATGGTCTTGCGGGACCTATTGTTCCCGTTATTTTTCAGGACAGCCGGGGTGCTATTTGGTTCGGTTCCGATAGCGGCGGTGTGAGCCGTTTTGATGGCAAAACTTTCGTGCCTTATTTGGCTTCGCTGGGTGCTGCGGAAGAGGCACCAACGTCCGGCGTTCAAGCCGGAGCACTTCTCGGAGAAACGCTGCAAATTGTTGAAGATAAGTGGGGGCACATCTGGTTTCTGACGCGCGTGCCTTCGGAAGAGGAAGGACGAGTGAGTCGATTTGATGGCACTTCAATCAGCCTGATCGGCAATGGAAACTCCCTGATTGTGGATCGACAGGGTGACGTGTGGGTTGGCGAAAATCAGCGACTGACGAAGTATGTTGCTCCCGATAGGCAGCGCCCACCGCAGGCACACCCCAACGAAATCGTGGGGGAAGATTTGCTGCGGTCCACAGATTTGATAATCAGCGTTATCTTTGAAAGTGAAGACGGGACGCTATGGCTCGGCGGCAGTGAAGGTGAAACGGAACAAACCGGTGTGATTCTCAGTTTTCGTGAGAGCCGTCGGGTTGGCAACACTGATGATGCAGCGGGTGACACAGAGAACAGAACACCCCGAATTCAAACAAGGATTGGATTCGCGCGCTACGATACCTCAAACCTTAATGTAAGTAGTGTTATTGAGGCTGTGGCAGAAGATGCTTCCGGGAATCTTTGGTTCGGGGGCTATAATCTGCTGCTCAAGTTTGATGGAGAAACCTTTGAACAGGTGCTCCCTTTACAGTTAGAAGAAAGTGGGGCGCGACGATATGCGTCTCCCAAGCAAACTTCAATCCTGCGGGACACAGAGGGACGACTCTGGTTTAACGACGGTCGCATCACGCGGTGGTGGGACGGTTCACGACTCCAGGACTCCGGAAACGTCCAAGGTGTTTTTGAATTTGAGGACGCCTGGGGAAATCTATGGTTTACTAACGCGACCGGTGAGGTACACCAATACGACGGTTCTACGCTTGAGGGCATTCCTTATAGTGCCGAGGGTGGACTCGGTGTTGACCGAATTCGGACGGTTTTTGAGGCGATTAACGGCGATTTTTGGTTCGGACATGAGAGCGGCGCGACGGTCTTTAACCCGCAACCCGCAATTCAGAATCATGGCACTGCGATAGGTAGTGGCGTTAGAGGGAAATCCCGTTTTGCGTTATGGAAAGAGATTATAAAAATATTTGAAGTTGATGGGGATATCTGGTTCGTCGACAAGCCGGTATTTGAGGGAGACGCTACGGAGTACACGTTCTTCCGCTACCGAGATGAACACTTTGATCGGGTTTCTATCTTTATCAAACCCCAAACAAGATACCACAGGATACGCGCCGAAAGGAATCCGAATCTGTTTGTTACGGACGGCGCGCACCGATGGTTAGCTTTTGGTGGACATATCTTCAAGGCAGATGCTACAGGGCTGTTATGGTTGACAGACCAATTCCAGCGGATCCCCTTTCAAACAGACTTTGCAATTGATCACGCACCCTCTCCTATAAATGGCCTTCATACAGATGTCAACGGCAAATTATGGGTCCTTTTTGAAAGCGGAAAGGTACAGGCATACCCAGAAACGATGGACCCCTCGACTGCTGTGAATATTAAGCCAGAGACCCTGCCACATCTGATTAAAGTAACAAAGATGTTAGAGGTGTCATTGGGTGCAAAGTGGTTTTACAACGCCGTGACGGGAAAGTTGATACGCTGGAATGTCTCGAATCCGAACAGACCCATTGTGATCGAAGGGAATACTGCTACTGCCCCGCTTGCAGTATGGCGACACACAGAGGAGAGAAATGCAGAAGCCACTTTCCTCTTTCCTGATGTACTCAAGAGATATTATGACCATAGGTTGGTCATAACTAAGGACGTTGAACTACCACCGGTCAGAGCGTTCTTGACTTCCCAAGAGAACATTCTCTGGCTCGCAACGGCTCGTGGGGCTGTTCGTTACGATGGGAAGGAACTTACAAGCTATACGACGAAAAACACATCTCGGATTTCCAGAAAAGAGGGATTCCTTGTCGACAATGTACGCGATGTAATTGAAGATAGCAGTGGGAGTATATGGTTCGCGACAAAGGGTGGGGGCACTGTCCGATACGATGGTGGAACCTTCGATTCGCTGACTACAAAAGACGGGCTGGTACATAACAACATCTCGAAAATTTATGAATCTTCTAACAAAGATATTTGGTTTGCGACTGAAGGCGGCGTTACACAATATACACCGAGGCGCGGCGGACTTCCTTTTTATCGGTTAACTGCACTAAAAGCGGATCAAACCTACACTGACCTTTCGTCTAATATTACGCTGCCGACCCGCGGAAACAGGCATATCACCTTGTATGTCCGAGGTATTAGTCCGCTCCAAGAACGGCTCTCCTATGCGTTTAAGATGGTTGGGTTAGATAGCCCGGGCTGGACGCAGCTTTCGGCGGCGGAGTTCTCACTTTTGCCCACGGGTTCCGGTGCTTCATTTAACAAATGGTTACCCGCCTCCACATTGGCGACCCAACAGGCGACACACACAAATGGGGTGCAACAGGAACTTCAAAACCAGAACGGCGTGCTATGTGTCCGATATACAGGCCTCAAAGCGGGAACCTACAGTTTCATCGTCAAAGCCTTTCGCAAAGACTGGCCCTATACCCAACCGCCTGCCATTGTAGACTTTAACATTCCGGCACCTTTCTGGACGCAGTGGCGGACATATCTCCCAACACTTATGTTCGTGTCACTTGTGCTTGCCCTTATTGGGCGTTTGGTCATCAACCGAAGACACACTGCCCAGCTGCGCAATGAAATGTTCGAGAAGGAGGAGGCAGAAATACAGCGAATCCGGGCTGAATTGGACGAGGCGCAAAACATTCAAATGAGACTGCTCCCCGTAGAATCACCCGATACAAACGCGTTTGATATTGCCGGCATGTCGGTCCCCGCAACGCAGGTAGGTGGAGATTTTTACGATTACGTGACCGTTGCAAACGGGCAAACTGCTGTTGCAGTAGCAGATGCTGCGGGCAAAGGATTACGTGGGGCGATGAATGCTGTGCTTACAAACGGAATGCTCCATGAAGTCGCAAGGTTCAGATCGGATGCAGACATCATCCTCACTGACCTTAATGCAGGATTAGTGCCCCGAATGTATGGTCCCAATTTTATTGCACTTAACTTGGCAATTCTTGATGAATCCAAAAAACGTGTTGACTACGCCAACGGTGGACAACCCTATCCCATTCTCAAAAAAGGTGCTGAAATCCTTGAAATTGAGGATAGCGACTTGCCGCTCGGTAGTATGAAGAGTGTCGAATACGAATCGACTGCTTTCGATTTAGAAGAAGGTGATATCCTTATCTTCCACTCTGACGGTCTCATTGAAGCCCTCAACGCTGACGAAGAAATGTACGGTACTGAACGTTTAAAAGCGGTCGTTTCCCAAATGCCAAATGACTACACTGCTGAGGAAGTGATTCAATACCTCGTTGAAGATGTTAATAGATTTGTTGAGGAAGCGGAACAGTATGATGATTTAACACTTGTTGTTATCAAACGTCTATCAGCGGCTGAGTAG
- a CDS encoding DUF58 domain-containing protein — translation MQTSHKYLDPVALSRIGGMELVARLVVEGFVTGLHKSPYQGFSVEFAEHRQYMPGDEIRYIDWKVYGKSDRYYVKKFEEETNLRAYILLDKSASMDYKHAEEGLTKFEYGCYLAATLTYLMLKQRDSVGLALFDTDITQYIPPRGAATHLRAIMTALENATPGQETQLSSLFHELAKRIVRRGLVIVISDLLDEPSQVISALKHLRHQKHEVIVFHLLDPAERTFPYTGSVVFRDMETGQTLSTQADTLRADYLEKLNEFIQSYRRGCGASQIDYVQMDTTTPFDYALSEYLSRRK, via the coding sequence ATGCAAACATCTCACAAATATTTAGACCCAGTTGCACTCTCTCGGATTGGCGGCATGGAACTTGTTGCGAGGCTCGTCGTTGAGGGGTTCGTCACGGGTTTGCACAAAAGTCCATATCAAGGGTTCAGCGTCGAATTCGCCGAACATCGGCAATATATGCCGGGTGATGAAATCCGGTATATTGATTGGAAGGTTTATGGGAAGTCGGATCGGTATTACGTCAAAAAGTTTGAAGAGGAGACGAACCTGCGCGCATACATCCTTCTCGATAAGAGCGCGTCGATGGATTACAAGCATGCAGAAGAAGGGTTAACAAAGTTTGAATACGGTTGTTACCTCGCAGCAACGCTTACTTACCTTATGCTGAAGCAACGGGATTCCGTCGGATTGGCACTCTTCGACACGGATATTACACAATACATTCCACCCAGAGGTGCCGCGACGCATTTAAGAGCGATTATGACTGCCTTGGAAAATGCGACTCCGGGTCAAGAAACTCAGTTGAGTAGCCTGTTCCACGAACTTGCTAAACGGATTGTGAGACGCGGATTAGTCATCGTTATCTCCGATCTGCTTGATGAACCCTCACAAGTTATCTCTGCCCTGAAACATCTCCGCCATCAGAAACATGAGGTAATTGTTTTCCATCTCCTCGATCCTGCCGAACGGACCTTCCCTTATACTGGTTCCGTCGTCTTTCGGGACATGGAAACAGGACAGACCCTCTCAACGCAAGCCGACACGTTGAGAGCAGATTATCTTGAGAAACTGAACGAGTTTATCCAAAGCTACCGCCGTGGTTGCGGCGCAAGCCAGATTGACTACGTTCAGATGGATACCACAACACCGTTTGACTATGCCCTTTCGGAGTACCTCTCCCGCCGAAAATAG
- a CDS encoding type II toxin-antitoxin system MqsA family antitoxin encodes MKCDICGKEGARQRYISRSYGKGESLLVIEDVPIIHCPNCGEGYLTAQTLREIERIKQARQTVAPKRLVSVAVFE; translated from the coding sequence ATAAAATGCGATATATGTGGAAAAGAGGGTGCGCGTCAGCGTTATATTTCCCGGAGTTACGGGAAAGGTGAGTCACTCCTTGTTATCGAAGATGTCCCTATTATTCACTGTCCGAATTGTGGCGAGGGCTATCTGACGGCACAGACCCTACGCGAAATCGAACGTATTAAGCAGGCGCGTCAGACTGTTGCGCCAAAACGCCTCGTGTCAGTTGCCGTTTTCGAGTAA
- a CDS encoding putative toxin-antitoxin system toxin component, PIN family encodes MQPVVVYDTNVLISGMVWGGIPYNCIELAQQGKVEGLTCDEILDEFEDKLTTKLGFSLSEVSEMVTELLDCLHVVEIPNLLKGVTTDPDDDMIVECAVVGGATHIITGDQKHLLPLGNYQGILIVKPADFLTEFQ; translated from the coding sequence ATGCAACCGGTAGTCGTTTATGATACAAATGTTCTGATATCGGGTATGGTTTGGGGTGGTATCCCTTATAACTGCATTGAGTTAGCACAGCAAGGTAAAGTTGAAGGGCTAACCTGCGACGAAATTCTTGATGAATTTGAGGATAAGTTAACAACCAAACTCGGTTTTTCTCTCTCCGAGGTCTCGGAAATGGTGACTGAACTCCTTGATTGCTTGCACGTAGTCGAGATTCCCAATCTCCTCAAGGGAGTTACAACGGATCCTGATGATGACATGATAGTAGAATGTGCTGTTGTCGGAGGAGCTACCCATATTATTACTGGTGACCAGAAGCATTTGTTACCACTTGGAAATTATCAAGGGATCCTTATTGTAAAGCCAGCGGACTTTCTTACCGAGTTCCAATAA